AAATTGTTCCGTAAAACGTCAAAACCAATAGAATGCCCATCAGGATGATGCCGGTGAGCAACGAGCCGGACAGGCGCATAAGGAAAGCGGAGATCTTTTTGAGGGCTGAGTCTGGAGATGGCGTTTCTTGTTCAGACATGGAGGGAAGGTACACAGTTGAACCGGAAAGGGCAAGAAAGGAACTCCCGGGTTTGGTGAATTTGCCCGGAGGGTAGCCGGGATGGAAATGAGGTAAAAGAAACCCGCACCGCCGGGGAGCGCTACGGGTTTCGCAGAGAAAATAATGACGGAAATCTTTAGAAATTATCAGCCAGAAGTTCAAAGAATGCCTGGGGATGTTTACATGCCGGGCAAAGCTTGGGGGCTTCGGTTGCTTTTTCGATGTAACCGCAATTGCGGCATTTCCACCAAACTTCACCGTCTTTGAGGAAGACAGTACCGTCTTTGATGTTTTGGGCGAGCTGGAGGTAGCGGTCTTCGTGATGTTTTTCCACGGTAGCGATGCGGCGGAAGGATTCTGCTATGGCGGGGAAGCCTTCTTGTTCGGCTACGTCGGCCATGGCAGGATACATGTCCGACCATTCTTCGTGTTCTCCTTCAGCGGCGGCGAGCAGGCAGGCGACGGTATCTTTCAATTCAATGGAAGAGGCGGTTGTCATGATGTCCGCACAGGCGTTTTTAAGGTATTTGAAAAAGACCTTGGCGTGTTCTTTTTCATTGTCGGCTGTTTCCGTGAAGATTGCCGAGATTTGTTCGTAACCTTCCTTCTTGGCTACGCTGGCAAAGTAAGTATAGCGCATGCGAGCCTGGGATTCTCCGACAAATGCCTTCAGGAGGTTCTTTTCTGTTTCTGTTCCTTTGAGTTCTTTCATGATTACAGGTGGGTTAGGTTATGGGGGTAAATTATCACTCTTGATGATGAAGACAAGAATTATTCTAAATTATTTTTTCCAATGAAAATCAAATTATTGCTGTGTCAGGCGTAGTTTCTCCGGAGGAGGACGAAGTAGAAGAAGGTGATCAAAATGGCGTCGATTCCGATTAGAATCATGATAACGAGCGATCTGATTCCATGGATGGAGTTCTTTTGAAGGATGGTGTAGGGATGGCTTTCGATTTGAGTGACGATGGCTTGAAGTTCGTCGTGTTTTTTGTTGCGTTTGTTCGTCAGATCCTGAATTGCCTGGGTGTAGTTTTTGTTGAGAGCCCCGAAGGATGGGTTTTTGGCAAGCAGCTTGCGATAGTAGTTTGAGGAAATGAGGCCTTGCTCGTTGAGTGAGGATTCGGAAATTTGGGTGAGAAGCTGATCAAGCGTAGATTTCTCATCAAGAGCGTTTTGTTCGACTGCCTCGAATTTCTTTTTGAGATTCAGATTTGCTTGCAGGATTTGTTCATTTTTTTTATCGACCGTTTTTTTGAGCTGATTTAGCTTTGCTTCAAGAACATTACGTGCGGCGAGTTCCTTGCCTAGGTCGGGGTGTGAAGAGTAGTAACTGCCAAGTTTGTTACGTTCGGTGATAATGGTGTTGTCCAGCCGGGTGGTGTTGTTGATGATGGCGTCTTCGTTTTTTTGAATGGTTTTGTTAGTTTGTTCCCGGACCAGATTGAGGTGAGCGTCGATTGATTCGATTCGTTGTTTGATGGTTAATGTTTGCCCGGCAATGTCTTTTTCTTGCAATAGAGTGAGGGCAAATGATTCTGATGGGTTCAACGCAGAGCTTTTTTTCAGTTGGTCGGCAACTTTACCGATTTTTTCAACGTACTGTTTGTCAATGTCGAGAAGGCGGTTTTGAATATCCGAGATTTCTGTTTTCAATTTTTCCCGCGTGACTTGTTTGGGGGCGCAATCTCTTTGGAAACTGGTGAATTCGTCACTTTGCTCTTCATAGGCCAGACCAGCGTAATAAAGTCC
This is a stretch of genomic DNA from Akkermansia sp. N21116. It encodes these proteins:
- the rbr gene encoding rubrerythrin yields the protein MMKELKGTETEKNLLKAFVGESQARMRYTYFASVAKKEGYEQISAIFTETADNEKEHAKVFFKYLKNACADIMTTASSIELKDTVACLLAAAEGEHEEWSDMYPAMADVAEQEGFPAIAESFRRIATVEKHHEDRYLQLAQNIKDGTVFLKDGEVWWKCRNCGYIEKATEAPKLCPACKHPQAFFELLADNF